Part of the Geodermatophilus obscurus DSM 43160 genome is shown below.
GCGGCCCCGTCCGGGCGCTCCTCTACCGGCCGAACGGCACGTGGTCTGGCACCGCGAGCAGGTCTTCCAGGGGACGGCGCTCGCCGGCTGAGGGCCTCCTGGGCGCCCGCTGCGCTGGGGCGGCGCTCTCGGGGCGGCCGATGTCGGCGATCGTGCCGACGCGGATCGGCCATCCCGGCACCGAGAGACCGGCGACTGCGTCCTCAGGCAGGGAACGGCGGCATGTCGGAGTGCAGGGAGGCCGCCATCGCGTGCATGCGAGTCGCCGCGGCATGTTCGGCCCGGACGTCGTCGCTGTCGACCGGGGACACCGGGTCGTACTCCACGCGGTTGCGGATGGTGCGCAGCCGGCCGAAGGGCCGGAAGGCCGTCCGCGGCGGCGGGTCGGGGAACTGCGCCTCGATGGCCAGTTGCACGGCGACGTGGCCGCCGCGGCTCGTCGCGCGCAACCCCTGTACTTGCAGGAGTGCGGCCAGGCTCTTGCGAGCAGCGTCGTACAGCATCGTGTAGGCACCGTCGGGGTCGCTGTCGGCCACGACGAGGGCACTGTCCAGGTGTCTGGCCGCCGCCTCCAGCAGCGCCGAGGCAGCCGCTCGGTCAGCTGGCACCGACTGGAGGCGGCGCTCCTCGAGCAGCCGCCGCACCACGTCGGCACCGGCCGGACCGCTCACGACCGCGGCTCCTCAGCGAGGTCCAGCTCCACGGTCGGCCGCTCTCGGACCGAACGCGTGAAGGCGTCCGACGCCGCCTCCCAGCCGCCCGGCGAGCGGAACACGACCTGCACCTCGCGCCCCAGCAGTCGCGACGCCTCGTCGACCTTCTCGATCACCGCATCCCGGTCCGGCTCCCCGATGACCACCAGGTCGACGTCCCCGGGGGGCGGTCCGGGCTGACCGTGGTAGCGCGCCGCCCACGACCCGACGATCAGAGCGGACTCGATGCCGGGTTCCCCGGTCAGCGCTTCCTCCAGCACTGGCTTGGGGCCGTAAGCAACCAGCAGCAGATCCGTCAGCGGTCGGACCAGGGGGGAGCTGGCGTCGGCACGGAGCAGGCGGGTACGTCCCACCCGTCGATCAGCGAGCACTCCGGCTTCGACGAGACGCTGCACGTCCGCGTGCAGGTTGCCCGGATCGGCTCCGATCTCACGGGCCAGCTCCGCGATGCTGGCCTCGCGCGTCGGCTGCAACAGCAGCGCGGCGAGCAACCGGGCCTGCGTCTCGCTGCGCAGTACGGGCAGCAGGGATGAGACCCGCCGTGTCATACGCACATGATGTCATGTAAGTGTGACACGGCTCAATGGGCCCGGGGGGCGCACACCGTTCGACCGCGGGATGCTCGGGCTGGACGACGACCTCGCCGTCGTCGTGTCCCAGCGCTTCTCCGCCCGCACGCCACAGGGCCGGGCCCTGTATGACTTGCACGGCCGGCGGCTGCAGCCCCGTCCGGGCACTCCCCTGACGGCCGAACGGCACGTGGTCTGCCACCGCGAGCAGGCCTTCCGAGGGACGGCGCTGGCCCGCTGACGTGGATCTTCGACCAGGCTCCTAGAGCCAGTCGACGAGCCCGGCATCCGGGACCTGCTCGTCTGCATCCTCGGGCCGGGCGTCCAGC
Proteins encoded:
- a CDS encoding winged helix-turn-helix domain-containing protein → MLAALLLQPTREASIAELAREIGADPGNLHADVQRLVEAGVLADRRVGRTRLLRADASSPLVRPLTDLLLVAYGPKPVLEEALTGEPGIESALIVGSWAARYHGQPGPPPGDVDLVVIGEPDRDAVIEKVDEASRLLGREVQVVFRSPGGWEAASDAFTRSVRERPTVELDLAEEPRS